In Pseudoalteromonas sp. NC201, a single window of DNA contains:
- the rpoB gene encoding DNA-directed RNA polymerase subunit beta, whose protein sequence is MAYSYSEKKRIRKDFGKRPQVLDIPFLLQMQLESFDKFIAPDADGDTGLEAAFRSVFPIKSYSGNSELQYVSYRIGEPVFDVKECQIRGVTYSAPLRVKLRLVLMDKDAPGTVKDIKEQEVYMGEIPLMTDTGTFVINGTERVIVSQLHRSPGVFFDNDRGKSHSSGKVLYNARVIPYRGSWLDFEFDVKDNLYVRIDRRRKLPASIILRALEFTSDEILALFFETTSFEVKDGKVLMELVPSRLRGETAAFDIKDANGDVLVEKGRRITARHIKSIEKQGIDTLEVPHEYIIGRVVAKNYIDESTGEVIAEANSELSLELMAELVKAGHSKIDTLYINEVDSGAYMSETLRVDSTNNRLEALVEIYRMMRPGEPPTKEAAEALFDNLFFSEERYDLSTVGRMKFNSRVGYDSDEGDGTLSKEDIVSVMKVLIDIRNGKGDVDDIDHLGNRRIRSVGEMAENQFRVGLVRVERAVRERLSLGDLDNVMPQDLINAKPISAAVKEFFGSSQLSQFMDQNNPLSEVTHKRRISALGPGGLTRERAGFEVRDVHVTHYGRVCPIETPEGPNIGLINSLSTYARTNDYGFLETPYRKVVDGIVTDDVDYLSAIEEGQFVIAQANTTLTDDNQFAEELIPCRFKGESTFMPSDSIQYMDVSPQQVISVAAALIPFLEHDDANRALMGSNMQRQAVPTLRADKPLVGTGIERTLAKDSGVTIVAKRGGIVKYADASRIVVNVNEDERIQGEAGIDIYNLTKYTRSNQNTCINQKPTCMVGEPVVRGDVLADGPSTDLGDLALGQNLRVAFMPWNGYNFEDSILLSENVVKEDRLTTIHIQELQCIARDTKLGPEEITADIPNVGESALGKLDESGVVYIGAEVKGGDILVGKVTPKGETQLTPEEKLLRAIFGEKASDVKDSSLRVPNSVSGTVIDVQVFTRDGVEKDKRALEVEDMQLREAKKDFNEEFRILEGGILTHARNLLIKSGMSEEQLAGFNTEKLLTQSLADEEHQAELEQLAAQYDELKADYDKRFENKRRKITQGDDLAPGVLKIVKVYLAVKRRIQPGDKMAGRHGNKGVISTIVPVEDMPYDDKGRTVDIVLNPLGVPSRMNIGQILETHMGLAARGIGERLEEMMKEQREIHELREFIKKAYEIGDCRQKVDIANFSDDEIRRLADNLKGGLPIATPAFDGAREAEIKDMLELGGYPRSGQVTLYDGRTGDAFERQVTVGYMYMLKLNHLVDDKMHARSTGSYSLVTQQPLGGKAQFGGQRFGEMEVWALEAYGAAYTLQEMLTVKSDDVNGRTKMYKNIVDGNHKMEPGMPESFNVLLKEIRSLGINIELEEI, encoded by the coding sequence ATGGCTTACTCTTATTCTGAAAAGAAACGTATCCGTAAGGATTTTGGTAAACGTCCACAGGTTTTGGACATACCTTTCCTACTGCAAATGCAGTTGGAATCGTTCGATAAGTTCATTGCGCCTGATGCCGATGGCGATACTGGATTGGAAGCTGCCTTCCGTTCTGTATTCCCTATCAAGAGCTACTCGGGCAACTCTGAACTTCAATACGTCAGTTATCGTATTGGCGAGCCAGTATTTGACGTTAAAGAATGTCAAATTCGCGGTGTGACATATTCTGCTCCACTTCGCGTTAAACTACGTCTTGTGCTAATGGACAAAGATGCACCTGGCACAGTCAAAGACATAAAAGAGCAAGAAGTTTACATGGGCGAAATCCCGCTCATGACAGACACCGGTACTTTTGTAATCAATGGTACTGAGCGTGTTATCGTTTCTCAGCTACACCGTTCACCTGGTGTATTCTTTGATAACGACCGTGGTAAATCACACTCATCTGGTAAAGTGTTATATAACGCACGTGTGATCCCTTACCGTGGCTCATGGCTTGACTTTGAATTCGACGTTAAAGATAACCTTTACGTTCGTATTGACCGTCGCCGTAAACTACCAGCATCTATCATCTTACGTGCGCTAGAGTTCACTTCAGACGAAATCTTGGCACTATTTTTTGAAACGACAAGTTTCGAAGTAAAAGATGGCAAAGTGTTGATGGAACTTGTGCCTTCACGCCTACGTGGTGAAACCGCTGCATTTGATATTAAAGATGCAAACGGTGACGTATTGGTTGAAAAAGGCCGTCGTATTACTGCACGCCACATTAAGAGCATCGAAAAGCAAGGCATCGACACTCTTGAAGTACCGCATGAGTACATCATCGGTCGTGTTGTTGCTAAAAACTATATCGACGAATCAACAGGCGAAGTGATTGCAGAAGCGAACTCTGAACTATCACTAGAGCTTATGGCTGAATTGGTGAAGGCAGGTCACTCAAAGATCGATACGCTTTACATCAACGAAGTAGACAGCGGTGCGTACATGTCAGAGACATTACGTGTTGATTCTACTAACAATCGCCTAGAAGCATTGGTAGAAATCTATCGCATGATGCGCCCTGGTGAGCCACCAACAAAAGAAGCTGCAGAAGCGTTATTTGATAACCTATTCTTCTCTGAAGAGCGCTACGACCTTTCAACCGTTGGTCGTATGAAGTTCAATAGCCGTGTTGGTTATGATTCAGACGAAGGTGACGGTACGCTATCTAAAGAAGATATCGTGAGCGTGATGAAGGTATTGATCGACATCCGTAACGGTAAAGGCGATGTTGATGACATCGACCACTTAGGTAACCGTCGTATCCGTTCTGTAGGTGAAATGGCTGAAAACCAATTCCGTGTAGGTCTTGTACGTGTTGAGCGTGCGGTACGTGAGCGTCTAAGTCTTGGTGACCTAGATAACGTTATGCCACAGGATTTGATCAACGCTAAGCCAATCTCTGCAGCAGTAAAAGAATTCTTTGGTTCTTCACAGCTTTCACAGTTTATGGACCAGAACAACCCGCTTTCAGAAGTAACGCACAAGCGTCGTATTTCTGCATTAGGTCCGGGTGGTCTAACTCGTGAGCGTGCTGGCTTCGAAGTACGTGACGTACACGTAACGCACTACGGTCGTGTTTGTCCTATCGAAACGCCTGAAGGTCCAAACATCGGTCTAATCAACTCGCTATCTACTTACGCGCGTACAAACGACTATGGTTTCTTAGAGACTCCATACCGCAAAGTAGTAGACGGTATCGTTACTGACGATGTTGATTACCTATCAGCAATTGAAGAAGGTCAGTTCGTTATCGCACAGGCGAATACAACGCTAACCGATGACAACCAATTTGCTGAAGAATTGATTCCATGTCGTTTTAAAGGTGAATCAACCTTTATGCCAAGCGACAGCATCCAGTATATGGACGTATCTCCACAGCAGGTAATCTCTGTGGCTGCAGCGCTTATCCCATTCCTAGAACACGATGACGCGAACCGCGCATTGATGGGATCGAACATGCAACGTCAAGCTGTACCTACACTACGTGCTGATAAGCCGCTAGTTGGTACTGGTATTGAGCGTACACTAGCGAAAGACTCTGGTGTAACAATCGTTGCTAAGCGTGGCGGTATCGTTAAGTATGCTGATGCAAGCCGTATTGTTGTTAACGTTAATGAAGATGAGCGCATCCAAGGTGAAGCGGGCATCGACATCTATAACTTAACTAAGTACACACGTTCAAACCAAAACACTTGTATCAACCAGAAACCAACTTGTATGGTTGGTGAGCCGGTGGTACGTGGTGACGTGCTTGCTGATGGTCCTTCAACAGACCTAGGTGATTTAGCACTTGGTCAGAACCTACGTGTAGCGTTCATGCCTTGGAATGGTTACAACTTCGAGGATTCAATCCTACTTTCAGAGAATGTTGTAAAAGAAGATCGTCTAACGACTATCCACATTCAAGAGCTTCAGTGTATTGCTCGTGATACTAAGCTTGGTCCAGAAGAAATCACTGCGGATATTCCAAACGTAGGTGAATCTGCACTAGGTAAGCTTGACGAATCAGGCGTTGTATATATCGGTGCTGAAGTGAAAGGCGGCGACATCCTTGTAGGTAAAGTAACGCCTAAAGGTGAAACGCAGCTAACACCTGAAGAAAAGCTACTACGCGCTATCTTCGGTGAAAAAGCGTCTGACGTTAAAGACAGCTCACTACGTGTACCAAACTCTGTATCTGGTACGGTTATCGACGTACAAGTGTTTACGCGTGACGGTGTTGAAAAAGACAAACGTGCACTAGAAGTTGAAGATATGCAGCTTCGCGAAGCGAAGAAAGACTTCAACGAAGAGTTCAGAATCCTTGAAGGCGGTATCCTGACTCACGCTCGTAACCTACTGATTAAATCAGGTATGAGTGAAGAGCAGCTTGCTGGCTTTAACACTGAGAAGCTACTAACGCAAAGTCTTGCTGATGAAGAGCACCAAGCAGAGCTTGAGCAACTAGCTGCACAGTATGACGAGCTTAAAGCTGACTACGATAAGCGTTTCGAGAACAAGCGTCGTAAGATCACTCAAGGTGATGATCTAGCGCCTGGCGTACTTAAGATTGTTAAAGTATACCTAGCTGTTAAACGTCGTATCCAACCTGGTGATAAGATGGCGGGTCGTCACGGTAACAAGGGTGTAATCTCAACTATCGTTCCTGTTGAAGACATGCCTTACGATGATAAAGGTCGTACTGTAGATATCGTACTTAACCCGCTGGGTGTACCATCTCGTATGAACATCGGTCAGATCCTAGAAACCCACATGGGTCTAGCTGCTCGTGGTATCGGCGAACGTCTTGAAGAAATGATGAAAGAGCAACGCGAAATTCACGAGCTACGCGAATTCATCAAGAAAGCTTACGAAATCGGTGACTGCCGTCAGAAAGTAGATATTGCTAACTTCTCTGATGATGAAATCCGTCGCTTGGCAGATAACCTTAAAGGTGGTCTTCCAATCGCAACACCAGCATTTGATGGTGCACGTGAAGCTGAAATCAAAGACATGCTAGAGCTTGGTGGTTATCCAAGAAGTGGTCAGGTAACGTTATATGATGGTCGTACTGGTGATGCATTTGAGCGTCAAGTAACAGTAGGCTACATGTACATGCTGAAACTGAACCACCTTGTTGATGACAAGATGCACGCGCGTTCAACAGGTTCTTACAGCCTAGTTACTCAGCAGCCGCTGGGTGGTAAGGCACAGTTCGGTGGTCAGCGTTTCGGTGAGATGGAGGTATGGGCACTAGAAGCATACGGTGCTGCCTACACGCTACAAGAAATGTTGACAGTGAAGTCGGATGACGTTAACGGTCGTACTAAGATGTATAAGAACATCGTAGACGGTAACCACAAGATGGAACCGGGTATGCCTGAGTCGTTCAACGTACTGTTGAAAGAAATCCGCTCGCTAGGTATCAACATCGAGTTGGAAGAAATTTAA
- the rplA gene encoding 50S ribosomal protein L1, with protein sequence MAKLTKRMRTIREKVDATKEYEINEAVALLKELATAKFVESVDVAVNLGIDARKSDQNVRGATVLPHGTGRDVRVAVFTQGANAEAAKEAGADLVGMEDLAEQVKKGEMNFDVVVASPDAMRVVGQLGQILGPRGLMPNPKTGTVTPNVAEAVKNAKAGQVRYRNDKNGIIHTTIGKVDFDANQLQENLEALIIALKKAKPSTAKGTFVKKVSISTTMGAGVALDQATLNTQVV encoded by the coding sequence ATGGCTAAATTAACTAAGCGTATGCGTACTATCCGCGAGAAAGTGGATGCGACTAAAGAGTACGAAATCAACGAAGCTGTTGCTCTTCTAAAAGAACTTGCTACTGCTAAGTTCGTTGAAAGTGTTGACGTTGCTGTAAACCTAGGTATTGATGCTCGTAAATCTGACCAAAACGTACGTGGTGCAACTGTACTACCTCACGGTACTGGTCGTGATGTACGCGTAGCGGTATTCACTCAAGGTGCAAATGCTGAAGCTGCTAAAGAAGCTGGTGCTGATTTAGTAGGTATGGAAGACCTTGCAGAGCAAGTTAAGAAAGGCGAAATGAACTTTGACGTTGTTGTTGCTTCTCCAGATGCAATGCGCGTTGTTGGTCAGCTAGGTCAAATCCTAGGTCCACGTGGTCTTATGCCTAACCCTAAGACAGGTACTGTAACGCCTAACGTTGCAGAAGCTGTTAAGAACGCTAAAGCTGGTCAGGTTCGTTACCGTAACGATAAGAACGGTATCATCCACACTACTATCGGTAAAGTAGACTTTGACGCTAACCAACTTCAAGAAAACCTTGAAGCGCTAATCATCGCGCTTAAGAAGGCTAAGCCTTCTACTGCAAAAGGTACTTTCGTGAAGAAAGTAAGCATCTCTACTACGATGGGTGCTGGTGTTGCTTTAGACCAAGCTACTCTAAATACTCAAGTAGTATAA
- the rplJ gene encoding 50S ribosomal protein L10 — protein sequence MALNLQDKKAIVAEVNEAAKGALSAVVADSRGVTVGAITALRKEAREAGVWMKVVRNTLARRAVEGTDYECLNESLVGPSLIAFSSEHPGAAARIFADFAKKNEAFELKTAAFEGKIVDVDMLAKLPTYDEAVARLMSAMKEASAGKLCKTIEAVRVQKAEQAA from the coding sequence ATGGCTTTAAATCTTCAAGACAAAAAAGCAATTGTTGCTGAAGTCAACGAAGCTGCCAAAGGTGCTCTTTCAGCAGTTGTTGCTGATTCTCGTGGTGTAACAGTAGGTGCAATCACTGCTCTTCGTAAAGAAGCTCGTGAAGCTGGTGTATGGATGAAAGTTGTTCGTAACACCCTAGCTAGACGTGCGGTTGAAGGCACTGATTACGAATGCCTAAATGAATCACTAGTTGGTCCAAGCCTAATCGCTTTTTCTTCAGAGCACCCTGGTGCTGCTGCGCGTATCTTTGCAGATTTCGCGAAAAAGAACGAAGCATTTGAGCTTAAAACTGCTGCATTCGAAGGCAAAATCGTTGACGTAGATATGCTTGCTAAGCTACCTACTTACGACGAAGCTGTTGCACGCTTAATGAGCGCTATGAAAGAAGCGTCTGCTGGCAAATTGTGTAAAACAATTGAAGCGGTACGTGTACAGAAAGCTGAGCAAGCTGCTTAA
- the rpoC gene encoding DNA-directed RNA polymerase subunit beta' produces the protein MKDLLKFLKQQNKTEEFDAIRIGLASPDMVRSWSYGEVKKPETINYRTFKPERDGLFCARIFGPVKDYECLCGKYKRLKHRGVICEKCGVEVTLTKVRRDRMGHIELASPVAHIWFLKSLPSRIGLMLDMTLRDIERVLYFESFVVTEPGMTTLERGQLLGEEEYLDALEEHGDEFEAKMGAEAVLDLLRDLDLGQLIAEMREELPTINSETKRKKITKRLKLMEAFHQSGNNPEWMVMSVLPVLPPDLRPLVPLDGGRFATSDLNDLYRRVINRNNRLKRLLDLAAPDIIVRNEKRMLQEAVDALLDNGRRGRAITGSNKRPLKSLADMIKGKQGRFRQNLLGKRVDYSGRSVITVGPTLKLHQCGLPKKMALELFKPFIYGKLERRGMATTIKAAKKMVEREVPEVWDVLDEVIREHPVLLNRAPTLHRLGIQAFEPVLIEGKAIHLHPLVCAAYNADFDGDQMAVHVPLTLEAQLEARALMMSTNNILAPANGEPIIVPSQDVVLGLYYMTRDRINGKGEGTVFKDAKEAEKAYRVGAAELHARVKVRITEVTIDEETRERGTLTHLVDTTVGRAILSLNIPEGLPFELINKPLGKKQISGLLNECYRRLGLKDTVIFADQVMYTGFHYAMKSGVSIGINDMVIPPTKGEIIDRAEAEVAEINQQFQSGLVTAGEKYNKVIDIWSRVNENLSREMMANLSKETVINAEGNEEEQPSFNSVFMMADSGARGSAAQIRQLAGMRGLMARPDGSIIETPITANFREGLNVLQYFISTHGARKGLADTALKTANSGYLTRRLVDVAQDLVINESDCGTEEGLVMKPLIEGGDVVEPLRERVLGRVVAEDVVKPGTTEVLVERNVMIDEKLCDLLEEHSVDEVKVRSVITCQNDFGVCAHCYGRDLARGHIINPGEAVGVIAAQSIGEPGTQLTMRTFHIGGAASRASAENSVQVKNNGNLKLHNAKFVINADGKIVITSRSTEITIIDEHGREKERYKVPYGAVLTVQDGADVKGNDIVATWDPHSHPIIIEHESKVSFSDIDDSNTEAQTDELTGLTRVVVKDLAKVNAKEPKLIIENEERGLQEIRLPSFTTIEITDGATVLPGSVLARIPQEGSKTRDITGGLPRVADLFEARKPKDPAILAEITGTVSFGKETKGKKRLVITPEEGDAYEEMIPKWRQLNVFEGEQVAKGEVIADGPESPHDILRLRGVTDVSNYITNEVQEVYRLQGVKINDKHIETIVRQMLRKCIILDGGDSEFLVGEQAEVARVNIANRELEMQGKIPAKFEIQLMGITKASLATESFISAASFQETTRVLTEAAVNGKSDELRGLKENVIVGRLIPAGTGFAYHEERINRRKQGEAAVEEQTVSAEEATQALTDALNADLLGGNE, from the coding sequence GTGAAAGACTTACTTAAGTTTCTGAAGCAACAAAATAAGACCGAAGAATTCGATGCAATTCGTATTGGTCTTGCTTCGCCAGACATGGTGCGTTCATGGTCTTACGGTGAAGTAAAGAAACCTGAGACAATCAACTACCGTACTTTCAAGCCTGAGCGTGATGGCTTATTCTGTGCCCGTATCTTCGGCCCAGTAAAAGATTACGAGTGTTTGTGTGGTAAATACAAGCGCTTGAAGCACCGTGGTGTTATCTGTGAAAAGTGTGGCGTTGAAGTAACGCTAACAAAAGTACGTCGTGACCGTATGGGTCACATCGAGCTGGCTAGCCCAGTTGCGCATATTTGGTTCTTGAAATCACTTCCGTCACGTATCGGCCTAATGCTAGATATGACGCTTCGTGATATCGAGCGCGTACTTTATTTCGAATCATTCGTGGTAACTGAGCCAGGTATGACTACGCTTGAGCGCGGTCAACTACTAGGTGAAGAAGAATACCTAGATGCACTTGAAGAGCACGGTGATGAGTTTGAAGCGAAGATGGGTGCAGAAGCTGTACTTGATCTACTTCGTGACCTAGACCTTGGTCAGTTAATCGCTGAAATGCGTGAAGAGTTGCCAACAATCAACTCTGAAACTAAGCGTAAGAAAATCACTAAGCGTCTTAAACTAATGGAAGCGTTCCACCAATCAGGTAACAACCCTGAGTGGATGGTAATGAGCGTGCTACCGGTTCTTCCACCAGATCTACGTCCTCTAGTACCACTAGACGGCGGTCGTTTTGCGACTTCAGATCTGAACGACCTTTACCGTCGTGTGATCAACCGTAACAACCGTTTGAAGCGTCTTCTAGACCTAGCTGCACCAGACATCATCGTACGTAACGAAAAGCGTATGCTTCAAGAAGCGGTTGATGCGCTACTTGATAATGGTCGTCGTGGCCGTGCAATTACGGGTTCTAACAAGCGTCCACTTAAGTCGCTTGCTGACATGATCAAAGGTAAGCAAGGTCGTTTCCGTCAAAACCTTCTAGGTAAGCGTGTTGACTACTCAGGCCGTTCTGTTATCACCGTTGGTCCTACGCTGAAACTACATCAGTGTGGTCTACCTAAAAAGATGGCACTTGAGCTATTCAAGCCATTTATCTACGGTAAACTAGAGCGCCGTGGTATGGCGACAACCATCAAAGCTGCGAAGAAGATGGTTGAGCGTGAAGTACCAGAAGTTTGGGACGTACTAGATGAAGTTATCCGTGAGCACCCGGTTTTACTTAACCGTGCGCCAACACTTCACCGTCTAGGTATCCAAGCATTCGAACCTGTACTTATCGAAGGTAAAGCGATTCACCTGCACCCGCTAGTGTGTGCGGCGTATAACGCTGACTTCGATGGTGACCAAATGGCTGTTCACGTACCACTGACGCTTGAAGCGCAGTTGGAAGCGCGTGCATTGATGATGTCTACCAACAACATCCTAGCACCAGCTAACGGTGAACCAATCATCGTTCCTTCACAGGACGTTGTACTAGGTCTTTACTACATGACTCGCGATCGTATCAACGGTAAAGGTGAAGGCACTGTATTTAAAGATGCTAAAGAAGCAGAAAAAGCATACCGTGTAGGTGCAGCTGAGCTTCACGCTCGTGTTAAAGTGCGTATCACAGAAGTGACTATCGACGAAGAAACACGTGAGCGCGGCACGTTAACTCACCTAGTAGATACGACAGTAGGTCGTGCAATCCTTTCATTGAATATCCCTGAAGGCTTGCCGTTTGAACTGATCAACAAACCACTAGGTAAGAAACAAATTTCTGGTCTTCTTAACGAGTGTTACCGTCGTCTAGGTCTTAAAGATACTGTTATCTTTGCTGACCAAGTGATGTATACCGGTTTCCACTACGCGATGAAATCAGGTGTTTCTATCGGTATCAATGACATGGTAATCCCACCAACTAAAGGTGAGATCATCGATCGTGCGGAAGCTGAAGTTGCAGAAATCAACCAACAGTTCCAATCAGGTCTTGTAACTGCCGGTGAGAAATACAACAAAGTTATCGATATCTGGTCACGTGTAAACGAAAACCTTTCTCGCGAGATGATGGCTAACCTTTCAAAAGAAACGGTCATCAACGCTGAAGGCAACGAAGAAGAGCAACCGTCATTTAACTCAGTGTTTATGATGGCAGACTCTGGCGCTCGTGGTAGTGCTGCTCAGATCCGTCAGCTAGCGGGTATGCGTGGTCTAATGGCACGTCCAGATGGTTCAATCATCGAAACGCCAATTACAGCGAACTTCCGTGAAGGTCTAAACGTACTACAGTACTTTATCTCGACGCACGGTGCGCGTAAGGGTCTAGCGGATACGGCACTTAAGACAGCGAACTCGGGTTACCTAACTCGTCGTCTAGTAGACGTAGCACAAGATTTGGTTATCAATGAATCAGACTGTGGTACCGAAGAAGGTCTAGTAATGAAGCCGCTAATTGAAGGTGGTGACGTTGTAGAGCCGCTTCGTGAGCGTGTACTAGGTCGTGTTGTTGCTGAAGACGTGGTTAAGCCTGGTACAACAGAAGTACTGGTTGAACGTAACGTAATGATTGACGAAAAACTGTGTGACCTTCTAGAAGAGCACTCAGTAGACGAAGTTAAAGTACGTTCTGTAATCACCTGTCAAAACGACTTTGGTGTGTGTGCACACTGTTATGGTCGTGACTTGGCACGTGGCCACATCATCAACCCTGGTGAAGCAGTTGGTGTAATCGCGGCACAGTCAATCGGTGAGCCGGGTACACAGCTTACGATGCGTACATTCCACATCGGTGGTGCGGCATCACGAGCTTCTGCAGAGAACAGTGTTCAAGTTAAGAACAATGGTAATCTGAAACTTCACAATGCGAAGTTTGTAATCAATGCTGATGGCAAAATCGTTATCACGTCTCGTTCAACTGAGATCACGATAATCGATGAGCACGGTCGTGAGAAAGAGCGTTATAAAGTTCCTTACGGTGCAGTATTAACTGTACAAGATGGTGCTGACGTTAAAGGTAACGATATCGTTGCTACTTGGGACCCGCATAGTCACCCAATCATCATTGAACATGAGTCAAAAGTATCGTTCAGCGATATTGATGATTCAAACACTGAAGCACAGACTGATGAATTAACTGGTCTAACACGTGTGGTTGTTAAGGATCTTGCGAAAGTAAACGCGAAAGAGCCTAAACTAATCATTGAGAATGAAGAACGTGGTCTTCAAGAGATCCGTCTACCTTCATTCACAACGATTGAAATCACAGATGGTGCAACAGTACTACCTGGTTCGGTACTGGCTCGTATTCCACAAGAAGGTTCGAAGACTCGTGACATCACGGGTGGTCTACCTCGAGTTGCTGACCTATTCGAAGCGCGTAAGCCAAAAGATCCTGCAATTCTTGCAGAAATCACAGGTACCGTTAGCTTCGGTAAAGAGACTAAAGGTAAGAAACGTCTTGTGATCACACCGGAAGAGGGTGATGCATACGAAGAGATGATCCCGAAATGGCGTCAGCTTAACGTGTTCGAAGGTGAGCAAGTGGCTAAAGGTGAAGTAATCGCCGATGGTCCAGAGTCTCCGCACGACATCCTACGTCTACGTGGTGTTACTGATGTATCTAACTACATCACTAACGAAGTACAAGAAGTATACCGCCTACAGGGTGTAAAGATTAACGATAAGCACATTGAGACTATCGTTCGTCAGATGCTTCGTAAGTGTATCATCCTTGATGGTGGTGACAGTGAGTTCCTAGTAGGCGAGCAAGCTGAAGTTGCACGTGTAAACATCGCTAACCGTGAACTAGAAATGCAAGGTAAGATCCCAGCTAAGTTTGAAATCCAACTAATGGGTATTACTAAAGCGTCACTTGCGACTGAATCGTTTATTTCTGCGGCATCGTTCCAGGAAACAACACGTGTTCTAACCGAAGCTGCGGTTAACGGTAAGAGCGATGAGCTACGTGGTTTGAAAGAAAACGTAATCGTGGGTCGTTTGATCCCTGCGGGTACAGGTTTCGCATACCATGAAGAGCGCATCAACCGTCGTAAGCAAGGTGAAGCAGCTGTTGAAGAGCAAACAGTAAGTGCTGAAGAGGCAACTCAAGCGCTAACAGACGCACTAAACGCTGATTTACTAGGTGGCAACGAGTAA
- the rpsL gene encoding 30S ribosomal protein S12: MATINQLVRKPRRSKVTKSNSAALKACPQKRGVCTRVYTTTPKKPNSALRKVARVRLTNGFEVTSYIGGEGHNLQEHSVILIRGGRVKDLPGVRFHTVRGALDCAGVNDRRQARSKYGAKRPKG, from the coding sequence ATGGCAACTATTAACCAGCTAGTGCGTAAGCCACGTCGTAGCAAGGTTACAAAGAGCAACTCAGCTGCTCTTAAAGCTTGTCCACAAAAGCGTGGTGTATGTACTCGTGTATATACAACAACACCTAAGAAACCAAACTCTGCATTACGTAAAGTAGCGCGTGTACGTTTAACTAACGGTTTCGAAGTAACTTCATACATTGGTGGTGAAGGTCACAACCTACAAGAGCACAGTGTAATCCTAATCCGTGGTGGTCGTGTTAAAGACTTACCAGGTGTGCGTTTCCACACTGTTCGTGGTGCACTTGACTGTGCAGGCGTAAACGACCGTAGACAGGCTCGTTCTAAGTACGGTGCAAAACGTCCTAAGGGCTAA
- the rplK gene encoding 50S ribosomal protein L11 — protein MAKKVEALIKLQVAAGMANPSPPVGPALGQHGVNIMEFCKAFNARTESIEKGAPVPVVISVYSDRSFTFEMKTPPAAYLLKKAAGIKSGSGRPNTEKVGTVTRAQLEEIVETKRPDLTAADMDAAVRTIAGSARAMGLNVEE, from the coding sequence ATGGCTAAGAAAGTTGAAGCTCTAATCAAGCTACAAGTTGCTGCTGGTATGGCTAACCCTAGTCCTCCAGTAGGTCCTGCACTAGGTCAACACGGTGTAAACATCATGGAATTCTGTAAAGCGTTCAACGCACGTACAGAGTCTATCGAAAAAGGCGCACCTGTTCCTGTTGTTATTTCTGTTTACAGTGACCGTTCTTTCACTTTTGAAATGAAGACTCCACCTGCGGCATACCTTCTTAAGAAGGCTGCTGGTATCAAGTCTGGTTCTGGTCGTCCTAACACTGAAAAAGTTGGTACAGTTACTCGTGCTCAACTTGAAGAGATCGTTGAGACGAAACGTCCAGATCTTACTGCTGCTGATATGGACGCAGCTGTACGCACGATTGCAGGTTCTGCACGTGCAATGGGCTTGAACGTAGAGGAGTAA
- the rplL gene encoding 50S ribosomal protein L7/L12 has protein sequence MSVTKDQILDAIAEMSVMEVVELVEAMEEKFGVTAAAAVVAAGPAEAAEEKTEFDVILAAAGGNKVAAIKAVRGATGLGLKEAKALVESAPAPIKEGVSKEEAEALKKDLEEAGAEVEIK, from the coding sequence ATGTCTGTAACTAAAGACCAAATCCTTGACGCTATTGCTGAAATGTCAGTAATGGAAGTTGTTGAACTAGTTGAAGCTATGGAAGAGAAGTTCGGTGTAACTGCAGCTGCTGCTGTTGTTGCTGCTGGTCCTGCTGAAGCTGCTGAAGAAAAGACTGAGTTCGACGTAATCCTAGCTGCTGCTGGCGGTAACAAAGTTGCTGCAATCAAAGCGGTACGTGGCGCAACAGGTCTAGGCCTTAAAGAAGCTAAAGCGCTAGTTGAGTCTGCTCCTGCACCTATCAAAGAAGGTGTATCTAAGGAAGAAGCTGAAGCGCTTAAGAAAGATCTTGAAGAAGCTGGTGCTGAAGTTGAGATCAAGTAA